A window of the Mus pahari chromosome 1, PAHARI_EIJ_v1.1, whole genome shotgun sequence genome harbors these coding sequences:
- the LOC110331030 gene encoding olfactory receptor 52N2-like, whose amino-acid sequence MPGVNTSSLTPRYFILNGIPGLEAAHIWISLPFCIMYLIAVTGNCGLIYLISHEEALHRPMYYFLAMLSATDISGCNTIVPSMLCIFWFSVKEIDFNACLVQMFFIHMLTGMESGVLMLMAFDRFVAICYPLRYTTILTNTMIIKIGLAALIRSVLLMVPFAFLIKRLPYCRGNLIQHTYCDHMAVAKLSCGNIKINAIYGLIIAIFIGGFDMFCISMSYAMIIHAVVKLSSADARHKAFSTCTSHICAIVITYVPAFFNFFTHRFGRTTIPHHIHIIIANLYLLLPPTLNPIVYGVKTKQIREGVIKLFARQKDV is encoded by the coding sequence ATGCCTGGGGTCAATACCTCCAGCCtgacaccaagatactttatccTCAATGGGATTCCTGGGTTGGAAGCTGCACACATCTGGATATCTCTTCCATTCTGCATTATGTATCTCATTGCTGTCACAGGTAACTGTGGACTTATCTACCTCATTAGCCATGAGGAGGCTCTGCATCGGCCCATGTACTACTTTCTAGCCATGTTGTCTGCTACAGATATTTCTGGGTGTAATACAATTGTCCCTAGTATGTTATGTATCTTTTGGTTCAGTGTCAAGGAGATTGATTTCAATGCCTGCCTTGTACAGATGTTTTTCATCCACATGTTAACAGGCATGGAGTCTGGTGTGCTCATGCTTATGGCTTTTGACCGTTTTGTGGCTATATGCTATCCATTACGCTATACTACCATCCTCACCAACACTATGATTATCAAGATTGGATTGGCAGCACTTATTAGAAGTGTGTTACTCATGGTCCCCTTTGCTTTCCTGATCAAGCGTCTTCCATACTGTAGAGGAAACCTCATCCAACATACCTATTGTGATCACATGGCTGTAGCCAAACTATCCTGTGGCAATATTAAGATTAATGCTATCTATGGTCTTATAATTGCTATATTTATTGGGGGTTTTGATATGTTCTGTATCTCCATGTCTTATGCCATGATTATCCATGCTGTGGTAAAGCTATCTTCGGCAGATGCTCGCCATAAAGCCTTCAGTACCTGCACATCACACATATGTGCTATTGTTATTACCTATGTCCCAGCATTCTTCAACTTCTTTACTCACCGCTTTGGGAGAACCACTATACCCCATCATATCCACATTATTATAGCCAACCTGTATCTGTTGCTACCTCCCACCTTGAATCCAATTGTATATGGAGTAAAGACCAAGCAGATTCGTGAAGGTGTGATCAAACTGTTTGCTAGACAAAAAGATGTTTGA
- the LOC110330985 gene encoding olfactory receptor 52N2, which translates to MSGANSSSLTPEFFILNGVPGLEDAHVWISLPFCFMYMIAVVGNCGLIYLIGHEEALHRPMYYFLALLSFTDVTLCTTTVPNMLCIFWFNFKKIGFNSCLVQMFFVHMLTGMESGVLMLMALDRYVAICYPLRYTTILTNPVIAKAGLVTFLRSVMLIFPFTLLTKRLPYCRGTLIPHTYCDHMSVAKVSCGNAKVNAIYGLMVALLIGVFDICCISVSYTMILRAVVSLSSADARHKAFSTCTSHICAIVITYVPAFFTFFTHRFGGHTIPHHVHIIVANLYLLLPPTMNPIVYGVKTKQIRESVIKFLLGDKMGIT; encoded by the coding sequence ATGTCTGGAGCCAACAGCTCCAGCCTGACCCCAGAATTCTTTATCCTGAATGGTGTTCCTGGACTGGAAGATGCACATGTCTGGATCTCTCTGCCATTCTGCTTCATGTACATGATTGCTGTGGTAGGGAACTGTGGGCTTATCTACCTAATTGGCCATGAGGAGGCTCTGCACCGGCCCATGTACTACTTCCTGGCCTTACTCTCCTTCACTGATGTCACCTTGTGCACAACCACAGTGCCCAATATGCTGTGCATATTCTGGTTCAATTTCAAGAAGATTGGATTTAATTCCTGCCTTGTCCAGATGTTCTTTGTCCACATGTTGACTGGAATGGAGTCTGGTGTGCTCATGCTCATGGCCCTAGACCGCTATGTAGCCATCTGCTATCCTCTACGCTATACTACCATCCTCACCAACCCTGTGATTGCCAAGGCTGGTCTTGTTACATTCTTGAGGAGTGTAATGCTCAtctttccattcactctcctcACCAAGCGCTTGCCCTATTGTAGAGGCACTCTTATCCCCCACACTTACTGTGACCACATGTCTGTGGCCAAGGTATCCTGTGGCAATGCCAAGGTCAATGCAATCTATGGCCTCATGGTTGCTCTATTGATTGGTGTGTTTGACATTTGCTGTATCTCTGTGTCTTACACTATGATATTGAGAGCAGTGGTGAGCCTGTCCTCTGCTGATGCTCGTCATAAGGCCTTCAGTACCTGCACATCTCACATCTGTGCTATTGTGATCACTTATGTGCCTGCCTTTTTTACTTTCTTCACTCATCGTTTTGGAGGACACACTATTCCCCACCATGTCCACATCATAGTGGCAAATCTCTACCTGCTACTGCCCCCTACCATGAACCCAATTGTTTATGGAGTCAAAACCAAGCAGATTCGAGAAAGTGTAATCAAGTTTTTACTTGGAGATAAAATGGGCATTACCTAA